CTAAAAGGACCGGAATGATTTTTGGTTTCACACACGCTAATGGCCAGACGTCCTCCCTCTTCTAGAACCTTCATCTTTTGTCGGAAAATAGGATGTCGTCCAATAAAGTTTTTAATTTCCTGACTACCAGGATTACCTAAGCAGATAGCTAAATATTCTTTATAAATTTCTCGATTAGAAAACATTTCAATTAAACGGGTATGAGCCTCAGTAGTTTTGGCAGCCACTAGTAAGCCGGAAGTGTCCTTATCTAAGCGATGAACGATACCCGGACGAGGATAAAGCTCCTCTACCTGATTTTTTGGTAGATTCTGGCAATGATAAATGAGGGCATGTACGAAGGTACCAGTAGGATGACCAGGGGCAGGATGTACAACCATACCTGCCGGTTTATTGACCACAATCAAATCTTTATCTTCGAAAATAATATCTAAGGGAATAGCTTCAGGTTGCAGTCCAATTTCAGGAGTAAGGATATAATGGATATGGATTTCGTCATCTACTGAGGGTCGATAACGTTTTTTGACTACTTCGCCATTAACAAAAATTCTTCCCTGTTCTATTAAATATTGAAAATATGTCCGAGAATGTACGCCTAAAAAACGCTGGGAAAGAATTTTATCCAAACGTTCTCCCTTTTCCTCCTCGCGGATTATAATACATTCACTTTCATCGTTTTTCATGCGAAACTTATATTTATTGGAGGAAAATCGCCTTAACAGCTAATGAAAATTTCTATAGCTTTTTTTTAAGCTTTCCTTTTTTTGTTCTTATAAGAAATAACCGGCGGGGTAACTTCCTTTTGAGGAAGGGCAAATAAGACTAGATTAGAAGGAGTATAATGGTAATCAGGGGCTAGCTTCTTTAAGAGGCTAAAAATATGAGCTTCTAAAAGCTCTAATTGCCCGACATTTTGTTCGTTACTAACAAATTTGCCTATATAGCGCTCTTCTTGATAAGTGACTTCTTCTAGATATCCACTGCCTGGCTGAAGGAAGAAATGAAGGTATTCAGGAGTATTTTTTTCTAAGGCCCTTGCCAAGGCATCATCTATTAAAAAGCCAAGAAAAAGTGAGGGGATAATAAAACTCATTATTATTTATTGTTGGCTGCGGCCTTTTCTAAGAATCTCTTTAAAACGCTGTTGGTGTTTTTGCATGCTATTGCAGATGTTCATGGCTAAGCCTTGCATCATAGCCTTATGCATCTCTGGAGCCTTTTCTTTAAGATCAGACATGCTGCTAATAGTTGCAAATCGTTCACTATTTTGTGGGGAAGCGCCCATAGAGGAAGGTGTGGTAGAGGAAGAAGTATTCATAGCCTCTGCAGCAGTGGCACTAGGGGCTGCCTCGGATTTTTCTACTCCCATATTTCTCCTTAAAAATTTAAGTTTATTTTTCCTAATTCATAATTATAGCAAAAAAATGAAGAATTTACCAAACAAATTAGCATTAAACTTTCTTAAGGGGTGTAATTAAAAGTGTTGGCAAGATAAGGAGGGATTAATACATACTGAAAGCGTAGCAAAAGGAGGTTGCATATGCTTAACGAAGAAGAAGTTAATAAAGTATTTAATCGCTTAAAGAATCATCCCAACTTATTAGAATCCATTAGAGAATTATTAGATATTACCGAAGGAGTTAAAGGAATAGAAGTG
This sequence is a window from Neochlamydia sp. AcF84. Protein-coding genes within it:
- a CDS encoding RluA family pseudouridine synthase, whose translation is MKNDESECIIIREEEKGERLDKILSQRFLGVHSRTYFQYLIEQGRIFVNGEVVKKRYRPSVDDEIHIHYILTPEIGLQPEAIPLDIIFEDKDLIVVNKPAGMVVHPAPGHPTGTFVHALIYHCQNLPKNQVEELYPRPGIVHRLDKDTSGLLVAAKTTEAHTRLIEMFSNREIYKEYLAICLGNPGSQEIKNFIGRHPIFRQKMKVLEEGGRLAISVCETKNHSGPFSLVQVNLKTGRTHQIRVHLQHVGAPILGDPIYGNLPINKKYGVDRQLLHAHILQFKHPIKGHFLSFKADIPSDMRVWVEKLVK